Within the Pagrus major chromosome 4, Pma_NU_1.0 genome, the region ACCAGACTGCCTGTGACAGTGTATGAAGTCACAGCCATCAGGCTCAAGACAGTAAAGTAGACTGCTGCAAACACTGAGTTGAAAACATCCTGAAGacgagaaaagagaagaagaacaataTGCACAGCTATTCTCTTTTGCACGTGTAGGatattataatgtaatgttGTCAAACTTCACCCACAACGAGAGGCCAAAAGAAGAAAGTCAGCCTCTTGTTGAGTTTGAGCACATACAGCATCAGCAGAAGTAAAGTGATCAGGAACTCCAACCCTGTGGCTGCACTGTACTTTGGCGGGGAGGCAACAGCGAAACACACAAAAGCCACAAGCAGGGTCACCtgtagcagaaaaaaaagaaagcaaacaaagaaattgttactgaaataacagaaaatacatattttcaaacatcatacatttgaaaaatgattgatttGTACAACGATGACGGTCTGATTCACTCATTCTCTTCCTTTTTACATGTTCCACATTCCAGTTTTTGTATCGAAAGAGGAACTAAGTCACCAACAATGTTTCCACATCACATTTTTCTCAGATCACTTGCTGGTTTCGCCTTTAAAACTCTGTTGTTCGCTGCTGCCAACAAACTAGTTCTA harbors:
- the LOC140995240 gene encoding proteolipid protein 2, with product MSEVQNENPFVDVDTAFLKSKRGILKVAEMVTLLVAFVCFAVASPPKYSAATGLEFLITLLLLMLYVLKLNKRLTFFFWPLVDVFNSVFAAVYFTVLSLMAVTSYTVTGSLVGGIVGLLSAGLLCVDSYTLFKNITFNKPRSETQNQDNK